A region of the Dickeya chrysanthemi NCPPB 402 genome:
TTTCTAGCATTTCACTATAAACTGAACGGAAGCGTACCGTGGTGGCGTAAACCTGCACGATGCCATTTTGTACTATTACTTCAGCGGAATGTAAGCTTCCATCAATATACTCTTCAACCAAATAGTCGCGGCTTACCAGGGTATCGATCATACGATCAGACTCTGCACGGCCCTCGCGTAATGTCTTAATGAAAGTCTCAAAATCTTCGCTGGTATCGCAGATGGCAGAAAATTGTTTTGCAAAACCTCTCGTAGGTTTAACCACGAACGGGAGTTCAATGTGTGGGGTAACGCCCGACACTAGTTGTTCTTCACTCAAAACCTGATATTCAGGTGAACGGATACCATTTTTTTTCAGCGTTTCTCGTAGCTGATTTTTTTGCACCGCATTGTTTAATGCAGAAAGGCTGGGATAGCGTAGATTAAAGCGCTCTGCTTCTCTGGCTACAGGAACAATTCCAGCCTCAGAGGTGCTGAGTAATGCGTCGATTGGGCGTTTCTCATTGAGGCGAACCAGCAGATCATGAAACTCTTCGCCATCCAGAGATTCAACTTCCAAAAATTGGTCGACGAATTCTAAGTGTGGTTTGAGCTTACTTTCATCATTACCGATTGAAATAGTTAAAAAAGAGGCATCTTTCTGTCTGATGAATGTGACATAACAGCCCATTCTTTTTGCTGCCTGAAAAGCCAATAAGCCGCTTACAGTGCTATCC
Encoded here:
- a CDS encoding ATP-grasp domain-containing protein, with product MKHVIFVDSTVSGLLAFQAAKRMGCYVTFIRQKDASFLTISIGNDESKLKPHLEFVDQFLEVESLDGEEFHDLLVRLNEKRPIDALLSTSEAGIVPVAREAERFNLRYPSLSALNNAVQKNQLRETLKKNGIRSPEYQVLSEEQLVSGVTPHIELPFVVKPTRGFAKQFSAICDTSEDFETFIKTLREGRAESDRMIDTLVSRDYLVEEYIDGSLHSAEVIVQNGIVQVYATTVRFRSVYSEMLEMTATMPSGLNTDERNEIKEYVQSIFSALKLDVGLYHVELLRDEKGPCLVEINARMMGSVAPQMYRMITDIDPFELLIRLHLDEPISINDSVLTRAGTVVTIASRHGGAISNDYNQARFEKLLKSYNIDFCSAWVKPGQKVNVYTGNIGTIGHVIVLGDAPYEVARKGHRFLCELDEIYGLELAKYFE